The Paucidesulfovibrio gracilis DSM 16080 genomic interval GGCACAGGCTCCGTTGATCCGACCCGGCCGCATCTACGCCCAGGGGGTGTTCATCGACCTGCTCAACCCCAAGGCCGCGATTTTCTTTCTGGCCTTTTTGCCGCAATTCGTGGTGGCCGGTGCTGGTCCCGCCTGGCTGCAATTGCTGGTGCACGGCGTGTTGATCATTGTGGTGGCCGCCTGTGTGGAGCCGTTCTTTGTGCTCATGGGCGACCGCGTGTCCAACAGCCTGCGCCACAGCCCGCGTTTTTGCCGTTGGATGGACCGTGGCCTGGGCGGATTCTTTCTTTTTCTCGGGTTGCGTCTGGCCACGTCGGATCGCTGATCCGCGACAGGGCCGAACCTGTCGGCCCGGGCAATGCATCCGCAACACCACAAAAAAAGGGAGCGCGTCCACAGACCGCTCCCATTTTCTCTGCATGGCAATGTTGCCACAGCCCGGAAT includes:
- a CDS encoding LysE family translocator, whose product is MLLQYDPQHWITFISAALLLNISPGPDLGFILAHTVRGGRVCGFAAMLGVWTGAMGHALFAAAGLSALLAASATAYSLVKYAGAAYLLWLGIQALRSRGAFSVPTAQAPLIRPGRIYAQGVFIDLLNPKAAIFFLAFLPQFVVAGAGPAWLQLLVHGVLIIVVAACVEPFFVLMGDRVSNSLRHSPRFCRWMDRGLGGFFLFLGLRLATSDR